Proteins encoded within one genomic window of Mesorhizobium sp. AR10:
- a CDS encoding SDR family oxidoreductase, translated as MTETLLVTGAAGQLGRGVINYLLDTHKVPPAKIIATTRNPEGVADLAARGVIVRAADFNDAASLENAFKGADRVLIISTSDLDIKSGRRLKQHEAAVAAAKKAGVSHLLYTSMPNPEPVSPVLFAGDHYSTEQAIKASGIPYTIFRNGWYQENLFMALPHAIASGQWYTSAGDGRIAHGARDDMAAAIAAGLASGSTDSNTYTLTGPQAYTTAEIAALVSEVTGKPLEVIQLPDAALTEGVKAAGVPEEFAHVIVSFDANTRSGRIAMVTDAVETLSGRKPQTLKQFLEANKVALAG; from the coding sequence ATGACCGAAACCCTTCTCGTAACCGGCGCCGCCGGCCAGCTCGGCCGCGGCGTCATCAACTATCTCCTGGACACGCATAAAGTGCCGCCGGCAAAGATCATCGCCACCACCCGCAATCCCGAAGGCGTGGCTGATCTGGCAGCGCGCGGCGTCATTGTCAGAGCCGCCGACTTCAACGACGCGGCCTCGCTGGAAAACGCATTCAAGGGCGCGGACAGGGTGCTGATCATCTCGACCAGCGATCTCGATATCAAAAGCGGCAGGCGTCTGAAGCAGCATGAGGCGGCGGTGGCCGCTGCCAAGAAGGCAGGCGTCTCACACCTGCTTTACACCTCGATGCCCAATCCGGAGCCGGTTTCACCCGTGCTGTTTGCCGGCGACCACTACAGCACCGAGCAGGCGATCAAGGCCAGCGGCATCCCCTATACGATCTTCCGCAACGGCTGGTACCAGGAGAACCTGTTCATGGCGCTGCCGCACGCCATTGCCTCGGGACAGTGGTACACCTCCGCAGGCGACGGCCGCATCGCCCATGGTGCGCGCGACGACATGGCCGCGGCGATCGCCGCAGGCCTCGCTTCCGGCTCGACCGATAGTAACACCTATACGCTGACTGGCCCGCAAGCCTACACGACGGCCGAGATCGCCGCCCTGGTCAGCGAAGTCACCGGCAAACCGCTGGAAGTCATCCAGCTGCCCGACGCGGCGCTGACCGAAGGCGTGAAGGCGGCCGGCGTTCCCGAGGAGTTCGCTCACGTCATCGTTTCCTTCGACGCCAACACGCGCTCAGGCCGCATCGCCATGGTGACGGACGCGGTCGAAACGCTTTCCGGCAGGAAGCCGCAAACGCTGAAGCAGTTCCTCGAGGCCAACAAGGTCGCATTGGCCGGCTAA
- a CDS encoding winged helix-turn-helix transcriptional regulator: MDSSIVNLRSKLEIYKAQSGGGNLADCPVRDVIQGISSRWSSLLMMALAEKPYRFGELRRLVPDISQRMLTQTLHDLQRDGYVHRQVFPTKPPSVEYSLTDLGRSMFGALHQLIQWAELNHDAVRSARSVFDAAET; this comes from the coding sequence ATGGACAGCAGCATCGTCAATCTGAGATCGAAACTTGAGATCTACAAAGCGCAAAGCGGTGGCGGAAATCTTGCCGACTGCCCGGTGCGCGATGTGATCCAGGGCATCAGCAGCCGATGGAGTTCGCTGTTGATGATGGCGCTCGCCGAGAAGCCCTATCGCTTCGGTGAATTGCGGCGGCTCGTCCCTGACATATCGCAGCGCATGCTCACCCAGACGCTGCACGATTTGCAGCGCGACGGTTATGTGCATCGCCAGGTGTTCCCAACGAAACCACCAAGCGTCGAATACAGCCTTACCGATCTCGGACGTTCGATGTTCGGCGCCTTGCATCAGTTGATTCAGTGGGCCGAGCTCAACCACGATGCGGTTCGCAGCGCACGCTCTGTTTTCGACGCTGCGGAGACTTGA
- a CDS encoding FAD-dependent oxidoreductase produces MGISLDIAIAGAGPAGLATALYLKRSGHRVTVFERFDEPKPVGSGLILQPTGLTVLADLGLLDDILALGSRIDRLHGADAKTGRTVLDVRYDAQRGRRFGLAVHRAALFGVLFRAATREAIAIETSTEIETLEIGERAMLICANGRRTGPFDLVVDASGSRSRLRQYLKDPGEPRPLAYGAFWASLGWRGEGFDEHALLQRYDQASVMVGVLPIGRPEPGAEKMAAFFWSLKPADAERVRALGLDAWKARVIGLWPECAVFTSQIDSFDQLSLARYGHHTMKAPAGRRLAVIGDAAHSTSPQLGQGANMALLDAAALSHALTQAGSVDAALETYVRARRWHVRVFQALSLAFTPFYQSDSVALPFIRDRLVATIAKIPPAPQFLASMVAGTMIDPFSRIGLVEAQWDFGQNPDRDTTAS; encoded by the coding sequence ATGGGCATTTCTCTCGACATCGCGATTGCCGGGGCAGGCCCGGCCGGTCTGGCTACCGCGCTCTATCTCAAGCGCTCTGGTCACCGGGTCACCGTCTTCGAGCGCTTCGACGAGCCAAAGCCGGTCGGTTCCGGGCTGATCCTGCAGCCGACCGGGCTGACAGTGCTTGCCGACCTCGGTCTGCTCGACGACATCCTGGCGCTGGGCAGCAGGATCGACCGCTTGCATGGCGCCGACGCCAAAACCGGCCGCACCGTGCTCGACGTCCGCTACGATGCTCAGCGCGGCCGTCGTTTCGGGCTGGCGGTGCACCGGGCGGCCTTGTTCGGCGTGCTTTTCCGCGCCGCTACGCGCGAAGCGATCGCCATTGAAACCAGCACCGAGATCGAGACACTCGAGATCGGCGAACGGGCGATGCTGATCTGCGCCAACGGGCGAAGGACGGGTCCGTTCGACCTGGTCGTCGATGCCAGCGGCTCGCGTTCCAGACTGCGTCAATATCTCAAAGATCCGGGTGAGCCGCGTCCGCTCGCCTATGGCGCGTTCTGGGCGTCGCTCGGGTGGCGGGGTGAGGGTTTTGACGAGCACGCGCTGTTGCAGCGCTATGACCAGGCTAGTGTGATGGTTGGTGTGCTACCAATTGGCCGGCCCGAACCTGGTGCTGAGAAGATGGCGGCCTTCTTCTGGAGCCTGAAGCCGGCGGACGCCGAGCGCGTGCGGGCACTGGGCCTCGACGCATGGAAGGCGAGGGTGATCGGGCTGTGGCCCGAATGCGCTGTTTTCACCAGCCAGATCGACAGTTTCGACCAGCTTTCGCTGGCGCGCTATGGCCATCACACGATGAAGGCGCCGGCTGGCCGGCGACTTGCGGTGATCGGCGACGCGGCGCATTCGACCAGTCCGCAACTCGGGCAAGGGGCGAACATGGCGCTGCTCGACGCAGCGGCGCTCAGCCATGCGCTTACGCAGGCAGGCAGCGTTGATGCCGCGCTGGAGACCTATGTCAGGGCGCGGCGGTGGCATGTGCGGGTCTTCCAGGCGCTGTCGCTGGCATTCACGCCATTTTACCAATCCGACTCAGTGGCGCTGCCCTTCATCCGCGACAGGCTGGTGGCGACCATTGCAAAGATCCCGCCGGCACCACAGTTCCTCGCTTCGATGGTGGCCGGAACCATGATCGATCCGTTCAGCCGGATCGGGCTTGTTGAAGCGCAGTGGGATTTTGGCCAAAATCCGGATCGTGATACGACTGCATCATAG
- a CDS encoding CHAT domain-containing protein codes for MRVVACVVAMLAIALPLATAQAQTASQSGQQQPAETEASLTARIDAAYKLMTEVGHFDEGYAQLRAALLDAARSDLYEFTVVSYSNAGATFLNGQFLEEAEAIFAEGLKTRAMQQDVAKRGDFYLNYAMLKQAEKDYRGFISMAATAISLYDQYYGKDSRELMYATDQLATGVAAVGSIASAINLEQGNLESAERVLGKDDPFTWMLQNNLADLLRQVGAPTRALQYDLTVLEKRIGYYGANHFNVLASANNTAQDYLDLGNYDEALRCFQLQRDIAVALKQEGNLVEQADAWLLYTMVLSGTQQLDEQTIAYLQLLTTDRSYPETLAIKVANLLAAHFAAIGDSQSSARQLDQAYRIAGSKFGLLHPLTFAARQAIANLKAKSDPAAAAADFVALDNEMLQWNWTQVNTAGNPVIAEATRALADDMLHDYARFARNNASAVPAFADAVRRWPTLENGKRDTLRKLLRMIDPDDTETRHLIQTAMRLSFAYQEVTSSGEGVNDPGEVRMEQLQAMDDTLNTRLSAKYGFDEKAMENPLPTAETLLQPNEALIDYFITRKWRADRESADPLEDERLYAIVTRKDQQPRLYDLGDPRRIIPAAQETRMANLRSSRSAQERGAVPLVDLDATFTGLYAGLLAPLEPSLAGADTLFVVPDGKLFSVPFPLLQDSKGVTLDDRFTVRMLTRPESLLNAGVDQSFPKNGKALLAGGLDYARGAEKGAEPLPGTRMEVDAIASILRGDQYSVDMLTGTAAGERALRKDMEQATVAHLATHGAYRDEKEGGVRAVNALWQSQVVLSQSGNRQSMKRDDDDGRLYGMELMSWDLSGLDLLVLSACETARGQETFVGGLRGLPTAINIAGAKRSLLALWPVDDAGTAAFMVGFYDHLAAGQTYSQALRQTRREARDGKISGAQDPRVWAAFVLFEN; via the coding sequence ATGCGCGTCGTTGCGTGCGTCGTGGCGATGTTGGCCATCGCGCTGCCCCTGGCGACGGCACAAGCCCAGACGGCAAGCCAGTCCGGACAGCAGCAGCCCGCGGAAACGGAAGCCTCGCTGACGGCCCGGATCGACGCGGCCTACAAGCTGATGACGGAAGTCGGACATTTCGACGAGGGCTATGCACAGTTGCGGGCAGCGCTGCTCGATGCCGCGAGAAGCGACCTCTATGAGTTTACGGTCGTCAGCTACTCGAACGCCGGTGCGACATTCCTGAACGGCCAGTTTCTCGAAGAGGCCGAAGCGATTTTTGCCGAGGGCCTGAAGACCAGGGCGATGCAGCAGGATGTCGCGAAGCGCGGCGACTTCTATCTCAATTATGCGATGCTGAAGCAGGCCGAGAAGGATTATCGGGGCTTCATTTCCATGGCCGCCACGGCAATCAGTCTCTACGATCAATATTATGGCAAGGACTCCAGGGAGCTCATGTATGCCACCGATCAGCTGGCGACAGGCGTCGCCGCGGTCGGCAGCATCGCTTCCGCGATCAACCTCGAGCAGGGAAATCTGGAGAGCGCCGAGAGGGTACTTGGCAAGGACGATCCGTTTACCTGGATGCTGCAGAACAATCTGGCCGACCTGCTGCGCCAGGTGGGTGCACCGACACGCGCCTTGCAATACGACCTGACGGTGCTTGAGAAGCGCATCGGCTACTACGGCGCCAACCATTTCAACGTTCTGGCCAGCGCTAACAATACGGCTCAGGACTACCTCGACCTCGGCAACTACGACGAAGCCTTGCGTTGTTTCCAGCTGCAGCGGGACATCGCCGTTGCTCTGAAGCAGGAAGGCAACTTGGTAGAGCAAGCCGATGCCTGGCTTCTCTACACCATGGTTCTCTCCGGCACGCAGCAGCTCGACGAACAGACGATCGCATATCTGCAACTGCTGACCACCGATCGGAGCTACCCCGAAACACTGGCAATCAAGGTCGCCAACCTGCTCGCTGCGCATTTCGCCGCCATTGGGGATAGCCAAAGCAGCGCACGGCAGCTCGACCAGGCCTATCGTATCGCGGGGTCGAAATTCGGCCTGTTGCATCCGCTGACGTTTGCCGCACGACAGGCGATAGCCAATCTCAAGGCGAAGTCGGACCCCGCCGCCGCGGCCGCTGATTTCGTGGCTCTCGACAATGAGATGCTGCAGTGGAATTGGACGCAGGTGAACACGGCAGGCAACCCTGTCATCGCCGAAGCAACTCGTGCCCTCGCTGATGACATGCTCCACGACTACGCGCGCTTCGCGCGAAACAACGCATCGGCGGTGCCGGCGTTCGCCGATGCCGTGCGCCGCTGGCCGACGCTCGAGAATGGCAAGCGGGATACGCTGCGCAAGCTTTTACGAATGATCGATCCGGACGATACGGAGACGCGACATTTGATCCAGACCGCAATGCGGCTGTCTTTCGCTTATCAGGAAGTTACGTCCAGCGGCGAAGGGGTCAACGATCCAGGCGAGGTGCGGATGGAACAGCTTCAGGCGATGGACGACACGCTCAACACCAGGCTTTCGGCGAAGTACGGCTTCGACGAGAAGGCAATGGAGAACCCTCTGCCGACGGCCGAGACATTGCTGCAGCCCAACGAAGCGCTGATCGACTACTTCATCACCCGCAAGTGGCGGGCGGACCGCGAGAGCGCCGATCCGTTGGAAGACGAGCGCCTCTATGCGATCGTCACGCGCAAGGACCAGCAGCCGCGCCTTTATGATCTCGGCGACCCGCGCCGGATCATTCCGGCCGCGCAGGAAACCCGCATGGCGAACCTTCGGTCCAGCCGCTCCGCGCAGGAACGTGGCGCCGTGCCGCTGGTCGATCTCGACGCCACGTTCACCGGGCTCTACGCCGGTCTTCTGGCGCCTCTGGAACCGTCGCTCGCAGGTGCGGATACTCTTTTCGTGGTGCCCGACGGCAAATTGTTTTCGGTGCCGTTTCCTTTGCTTCAGGACAGTAAGGGTGTGACGCTGGATGACCGCTTCACTGTGCGCATGCTGACGCGGCCGGAATCGCTGTTGAACGCCGGTGTCGATCAGAGCTTTCCAAAGAACGGCAAAGCCCTGCTCGCCGGTGGCCTCGACTATGCGCGTGGCGCGGAGAAGGGCGCCGAGCCATTGCCGGGCACCAGGATGGAAGTCGATGCAATCGCCTCGATCCTGCGCGGCGACCAGTATTCGGTCGACATGCTCACCGGAACGGCGGCCGGCGAGCGGGCATTGCGCAAGGACATGGAGCAGGCGACGGTTGCGCATCTGGCCACCCATGGCGCTTACCGCGACGAGAAGGAGGGCGGTGTGCGCGCCGTGAATGCGCTGTGGCAGAGCCAGGTTGTGCTGTCGCAGTCGGGAAACCGGCAATCGATGAAACGCGACGACGATGATGGCCGGCTCTATGGCATGGAACTGATGAGCTGGGATCTGTCGGGCCTCGACCTGCTTGTTCTGTCCGCCTGCGAGACGGCCCGTGGGCAAGAGACGTTCGTTGGAGGTTTGCGCGGCCTGCCGACGGCGATCAACATTGCCGGCGCGAAGCGGTCGCTGTTGGCGCTGTGGCCGGTGGATGATGCGGGAACTGCCGCCTTCATGGTCGGCTTCTACGACCATCTTGCCGCAGGGCAGACCTATTCGCAGGCGCTGCGCCAGACCCGCCGCGAGGCCCGCGACGGCAAGATATCTGGCGCACAAGACCCGCGCGTGTGGGCGGCCTTTGTGTTGTTCGAAAACTGA
- a CDS encoding glutathione S-transferase family protein, whose amino-acid sequence MTDKLILVSHHLCPYVQRAAISLTEKGVPFERVTIDLANKPAWFTAMSPLGKVPLLRVQHEGEETVIFESTVILEFLEETQANPLHPADPYTRARHRAWIEYGSAILNAIGRFYSAPTEAIFHAESKALAAMFDRLETELADDISRAGPWFAGQRFSLVDAVYGPIFRYLDTFDRIGEFGMLSEKPLVQAWRKALSERQSVKDAVTSDYPLRLHAFLQAKSSYLSELIRRNAATSLPLARSA is encoded by the coding sequence ATGACCGACAAGCTCATCCTCGTCAGCCATCATCTCTGCCCCTATGTGCAGCGTGCCGCAATTTCATTGACAGAGAAGGGCGTGCCATTCGAGCGCGTCACCATCGACCTCGCCAACAAGCCCGCCTGGTTCACGGCGATGTCGCCGCTCGGCAAGGTGCCGCTGCTGCGTGTGCAACACGAAGGCGAGGAAACGGTGATTTTCGAATCGACCGTCATCCTCGAATTTCTCGAGGAAACGCAGGCCAATCCGCTCCACCCTGCCGACCCCTATACCCGCGCCAGACACCGCGCCTGGATCGAATATGGCTCGGCCATTCTCAACGCCATCGGCAGGTTCTATTCAGCACCGACCGAGGCCATCTTTCATGCCGAAAGCAAGGCGCTGGCGGCGATGTTCGATCGGCTCGAGACAGAGCTGGCCGACGATATCAGCCGGGCCGGGCCATGGTTCGCCGGCCAGCGCTTTTCACTCGTCGATGCGGTCTACGGGCCAATCTTCCGCTATCTCGACACCTTCGACCGGATCGGCGAATTCGGCATGCTGAGCGAAAAGCCGCTTGTCCAGGCCTGGCGCAAGGCGCTGAGCGAACGCCAGTCGGTGAAGGACGCGGTCACCTCCGACTACCCTCTTCGCCTGCATGCCTTCCTGCAAGCGAAGAGCTCGTATCTTTCGGAACTCATTCGCCGAAACGCGGCCACTTCGCTTCCTTTAGCCCGATCCGCTTGA
- a CDS encoding MarR family winged helix-turn-helix transcriptional regulator has product MTEKATPSPAAIKAWARLMRVSRQLVESAEDTLKAGGLPPLAWYDVLHELAEAGEGGLRPFQLIERTLFAQYNISRLLARLEADGLVEKLRVADDGRGQTIRITGKGRETRRHMWAVYGKSIAELVDARLSADELETLSGLLGRLRHPAIME; this is encoded by the coding sequence ATGACAGAGAAAGCCACGCCTTCGCCCGCGGCCATCAAGGCCTGGGCCCGCCTGATGCGGGTTTCGCGTCAGCTTGTGGAAAGCGCTGAGGACACGTTGAAGGCCGGCGGCCTGCCGCCGCTTGCCTGGTATGACGTGTTGCATGAGCTTGCCGAGGCAGGCGAGGGTGGGCTGCGGCCGTTCCAGCTGATCGAGCGCACCTTGTTTGCGCAGTACAACATCTCTCGGCTGCTGGCGCGGCTCGAAGCCGACGGCCTGGTCGAGAAGCTCAGGGTTGCCGATGACGGCCGTGGACAAACCATCCGCATCACCGGCAAGGGGCGCGAGACGCGCCGCCATATGTGGGCAGTTTACGGGAAGTCGATAGCCGAACTGGTCGACGCCAGGCTTTCAGCGGATGAGCTCGAGACATTGTCGGGTCTGCTTGGACGGTTGCGCCATCCGGCCATCATGGAGTGA
- a CDS encoding DUF1772 domain-containing protein — translation MLIGLLALTVAAVFAGAAIYVSVAEQPARLRLDDKALLQEWQPSYKRGAAMQASIAIVACVLGLVAWWQTGSLAHLFGAVLIILPWPWTLIAMMPTNRLLEAMDSSIANPQARALIIKWGDLHLARATLGVLATVAFLWGSAQITP, via the coding sequence ATGCTGATCGGATTGCTCGCCTTAACCGTTGCCGCCGTTTTCGCGGGTGCCGCCATTTATGTCAGCGTTGCCGAGCAACCGGCGCGGCTTCGTCTCGACGACAAGGCGCTGCTGCAGGAATGGCAGCCTTCCTACAAGCGCGGTGCTGCCATGCAGGCCTCGATTGCCATAGTCGCCTGCGTTCTTGGTCTGGTTGCCTGGTGGCAGACTGGCAGTCTCGCCCATCTGTTTGGCGCCGTCCTGATCATCCTGCCTTGGCCATGGACGCTGATCGCCATGATGCCGACAAACAGATTGTTGGAGGCAATGGATTCGAGCATCGCTAACCCGCAAGCCAGGGCGTTGATCATCAAATGGGGCGATCTGCATCTGGCGCGCGCCACGCTTGGCGTGCTGGCGACAGTGGCATTCCTTTGGGGCAGTGCCCAAATCACTCCATGA
- a CDS encoding TetR/AcrR family transcriptional regulator, whose amino-acid sequence MPDIDTSEALTERQKAVLDAALRLLVEEGDNLTMTAVARRASCSKETLYKWFGDRDGLLTATVQWQASKVRVATVDREGLTLASLAASLERFASDWLKVISSDTSIALNRVAVGHAGSGKDDLGAIVLEKGRFALARRLKPVLEAGKQAGFLDFADAETAFRTFFGLVARDVQIRLLLGDRLESTEAAIGGDAARATQQFLALYGAKTGPQGP is encoded by the coding sequence ATGCCCGACATCGACACCAGCGAAGCGCTGACAGAGCGGCAGAAGGCCGTGCTGGATGCTGCGCTGCGCCTGCTGGTCGAGGAGGGCGATAACCTGACCATGACCGCCGTGGCACGGCGGGCGAGCTGCTCCAAGGAGACGCTCTACAAATGGTTCGGTGACCGCGACGGGCTGTTGACGGCGACGGTGCAGTGGCAGGCCTCGAAAGTGCGCGTGGCGACCGTCGACCGTGAGGGGCTTACCCTTGCCTCGCTGGCCGCAAGCCTCGAACGCTTTGCTTCGGACTGGCTCAAGGTGATCTCGAGCGACACCTCGATCGCGCTGAACCGCGTGGCGGTCGGTCATGCTGGCTCTGGCAAGGACGATCTCGGCGCCATCGTTCTGGAGAAAGGCCGCTTCGCTCTGGCCAGGCGGCTGAAGCCGGTGCTGGAAGCCGGCAAGCAAGCCGGGTTTCTCGATTTTGCGGACGCCGAGACGGCGTTCCGGACCTTTTTCGGGCTGGTCGCCCGCGATGTGCAGATCCGTCTGCTGCTCGGCGACCGGCTGGAATCGACTGAAGCGGCAATCGGCGGCGATGCCGCACGGGCGACGCAGCAGTTTCTCGCTCTTTACGGAGCAAAAACCGGGCCGCAAGGCCCTTAG
- the ilvC gene encoding ketol-acid reductoisomerase yields MRVYYDRDADLNLIKGKKVAIIGYGSQGRAHALNLKDSGAKDIAIGLKAGSATAKKVEADGLKVMSVADAAKWADLMMMATPDELQADIYKSEIAPNIRDGAAIAFAHGLNVHFGLIEPKASVDVVMIAPKGPGHTVRGEYQKGGGVPCLVAVNQDASGNALDLALSYACGVGGGRSGIIETNFREECETDLFGEQVVLCGGLVELIRAGFETLVEAGYAPEMAYFECLHEVKLIVDLIYEGGIANMNYSISNTAEWGEYVSGPRIITADTKAEMKRVLKDIQTGKFTSEWMQEYRAGMSRFKGIRRNNDNHQIEEVGAKLRAMMPWISKNKLVDKAKN; encoded by the coding sequence ATGCGTGTCTATTACGATCGCGACGCCGATCTCAACCTGATCAAGGGCAAGAAGGTCGCCATCATCGGCTATGGCAGCCAAGGCAGGGCGCATGCGCTCAACCTCAAGGATTCCGGCGCCAAGGACATCGCCATCGGCCTCAAGGCCGGCTCGGCGACGGCCAAGAAGGTCGAGGCCGACGGGCTCAAGGTGATGAGCGTGGCGGACGCCGCCAAATGGGCCGACCTGATGATGATGGCGACGCCTGACGAGCTGCAGGCCGACATCTACAAATCCGAGATCGCGCCGAACATTCGCGACGGCGCGGCGATTGCCTTTGCCCACGGCCTCAACGTGCATTTCGGCCTTATCGAGCCGAAGGCTTCGGTCGACGTCGTCATGATCGCGCCGAAGGGGCCCGGCCACACGGTGCGCGGCGAATACCAGAAGGGCGGCGGCGTGCCGTGCTTGGTCGCGGTCAACCAGGACGCTTCGGGCAATGCGCTCGACCTGGCGCTTTCCTATGCCTGCGGCGTTGGCGGCGGCCGTTCGGGCATCATCGAGACCAATTTCCGCGAGGAATGCGAGACCGATCTGTTCGGCGAACAGGTTGTGCTGTGCGGCGGTCTGGTCGAACTGATCCGCGCCGGTTTCGAGACGCTGGTGGAAGCCGGCTACGCGCCGGAAATGGCCTATTTCGAGTGCCTGCACGAGGTCAAGCTGATCGTCGACCTGATCTATGAGGGCGGCATCGCCAACATGAACTACTCGATCTCGAACACCGCCGAATGGGGCGAGTACGTTTCGGGCCCGCGCATCATCACCGCCGACACCAAGGCCGAGATGAAGCGTGTGCTGAAGGACATCCAGACCGGCAAGTTCACCTCGGAATGGATGCAGGAATACCGCGCCGGCATGTCGCGCTTCAAGGGCATCCGCCGCAACAACGACAACCATCAGATCGAGGAAGTCGGCGCCAAGCTGCGGGCGATGATGCCTTGGATTTCGAAGAACAAGCTGGTCGACAAGGCCAAGAATTAA
- a CDS encoding PilZ domain-containing protein translates to MDMMIGDKACDERRAQRRRRALKGAALRFSRGFGAIEGVVRNESENGALLSFGDATGVPSGFELAVNGAERSRAARVRWRSMTLVGVEFVD, encoded by the coding sequence ATGGACATGATGATTGGCGACAAGGCGTGCGACGAGCGTCGCGCACAACGGCGCCGGCGTGCGCTCAAAGGTGCAGCGCTGCGTTTCAGCAGGGGCTTTGGTGCGATAGAAGGTGTCGTGCGCAACGAGTCCGAGAATGGTGCGCTTCTGAGCTTCGGCGATGCAACCGGTGTTCCGTCCGGCTTCGAGCTGGCAGTCAACGGTGCCGAGCGCAGCCGGGCAGCGCGTGTGCGCTGGCGCTCGATGACGCTTGTCGGCGTCGAATTCGTCGACTGA
- a CDS encoding PilZ domain-containing protein, whose protein sequence is MAEDEHRDNRRQRVLKGATILTGISNSEVKCTLRNMHASGAELKVPIGARVPEEFLLYVPTDGIGYKAVVRWRREDRIGVMFTGTEPKPSWHYG, encoded by the coding sequence ATGGCCGAGGACGAACACAGAGACAACCGCAGGCAGCGTGTCCTAAAGGGCGCGACGATCCTGACTGGCATCTCCAATTCCGAGGTCAAGTGCACGCTGCGTAACATGCATGCCAGCGGGGCGGAACTGAAAGTGCCGATCGGTGCGCGCGTGCCGGAAGAGTTCCTGCTCTATGTGCCGACCGACGGCATCGGCTACAAGGCGGTGGTCCGGTGGCGTCGCGAGGACCGCATCGGCGTGATGTTCACCGGCACCGAGCCCAAGCCTAGCTGGCACTATGGCTGA
- a CDS encoding BA14K family protein has protein sequence MKPLFLSSVRSGLMTLGLMAGLTAPSLAAPIIQPDLSIPANAAAPQIMPVRDSWAGGNDRQIYEDWRWRNGGVRQWRGVNDDWRWRNRGARQWRGVNDDWRWRRHHRRHFNNSGIYLGLGLGLPAYQYYNNYDYAPRRYYRAQRLSSAHVQWCYDRYRSYRAWDNSFQPYNGPRQQCWSPYS, from the coding sequence ATGAAACCGCTCTTTTTGTCTTCTGTCAGATCGGGTCTTATGACGCTCGGTCTTATGGCGGGCCTGACGGCTCCATCCCTGGCCGCGCCGATCATCCAACCCGACCTCTCGATCCCTGCCAATGCCGCGGCGCCGCAGATCATGCCGGTCCGCGACTCGTGGGCAGGCGGCAATGACAGGCAGATCTATGAGGATTGGCGTTGGCGCAACGGCGGCGTCCGGCAATGGCGAGGTGTCAACGACGACTGGCGTTGGCGCAACCGCGGAGCCCGGCAATGGCGGGGCGTCAACGACGACTGGCGCTGGCGGCGCCACCACCGCCGTCATTTCAATAATTCCGGGATCTATTTGGGCCTGGGCCTGGGGCTTCCGGCTTACCAGTACTACAACAACTACGACTACGCACCGCGCCGCTACTATCGGGCGCAGCGGCTTTCCAGCGCCCATGTCCAGTGGTGCTACGATCGCTACCGGTCGTATCGCGCCTGGGACAATTCGTTCCAGCCGTACAACGGCCCGCGCCAGCAATGCTGGTCGCCCTATAGCTGA